The Blastocatellia bacterium genome includes a window with the following:
- a CDS encoding tetratricopeptide repeat protein, producing the protein MRRQTATSFFIASPSEAKSAELYQVLLRGIENYQQLGNRLIQFAEQAYAFRQFDKIKEMGLMLSNLPIKKYQAIGHYFLAVATNSKGNGDQDEARKLFELTVDKAPDAYKVKGILSLGALSYNRGDFDSAFYYLQEALETGKLNLAGIQAIRGLAVLKAIEGNHRQAIKDLESILPVIKHAPAHIYFDLLNSYAVELGEVGRKDEARNIMRVVLASPFTHAYPEWRETAEDLRPARRSVVAVGSPNYNVLAMPERELSQPPTPQPKPARVLDLARWKKKMAKKAKDKQTEQLLEDMSLQDMGFKLLGLISDNRMDED; encoded by the coding sequence ATGAGAAGACAAACAGCCACAAGTTTCTTCATAGCTTCTCCTTCTGAAGCAAAATCGGCTGAATTGTATCAGGTATTACTGCGCGGCATTGAAAACTATCAGCAGCTAGGTAATCGGCTTATTCAATTTGCGGAACAGGCTTATGCGTTCCGGCAATTCGATAAAATTAAAGAGATGGGATTGATGTTATCGAACCTGCCCATCAAGAAATATCAAGCGATAGGGCACTACTTTTTAGCGGTCGCTACGAACAGCAAAGGCAACGGCGATCAGGATGAAGCCAGGAAATTATTTGAACTGACAGTGGATAAGGCCCCTGACGCTTACAAGGTGAAGGGCATTCTTTCATTGGGCGCATTGTCGTATAACAGAGGGGATTTTGATTCGGCTTTTTATTACCTTCAAGAAGCGCTTGAAACCGGAAAATTGAATTTAGCTGGGATACAAGCTATTAGAGGCCTCGCTGTTCTGAAAGCGATAGAAGGTAATCACAGGCAGGCAATAAAAGACTTGGAAAGCATCTTACCCGTTATCAAGCATGCGCCAGCACACATCTACTTCGATCTGCTCAACAGCTATGCCGTTGAGCTTGGTGAAGTGGGCCGCAAAGACGAAGCAAGAAACATTATGCGCGTAGTCCTTGCCTCGCCATTCACTCATGCTTATCCTGAATGGCGCGAAACCGCTGAGGACTTGAGGCCAGCGCGCCGCTCAGTCGTCGCTGTCGGCTCGCCTAATTACAATGTGCTGGCCATGCCGGAGCGCGAGCTGAGTCAGCCACCCACACCACAGCCGAAGCCGGCGCGAGTTTTAGACCTTGCCAGGTGGAAAAAGAAGATGGCCAAGAAAGCCAAAGACAAACAGACGGAGCAACTTCTTGAAGACATGAGCTTGCAAGATATGGGCTTCAAGTTGCTCGGACTCATCAGCGACAACCGCATGGACGAAGAC
- a CDS encoding AAA family ATPase has product MKLERITLENFRQYHIRQRLAFAKDRKRNVTIIHGINGAGKSSLFLAINWCLYGEGISNVAELMSKEAISHAQVGEIVRLIVEVAFQHDGERYVVTRRLAGEKRADGSVSIVGEDDFTMMQTRRDGQARRAGNPISRMNSILPSNVRTYFLFDSEKIDNFAKSEASNEVRYAIYNVLKLEVLTRGRRHLEEAAAEYRRELKRISTGELKELVEQEEKALAARDKAVARKEELEREIESARRKISDIDQRLSEMQSAQGLQQQRATLERELKEREDELDQLVGQIRNLAASGFIIIAQPAIDQALAILDEKRERGEIPSNIRRQFVQDLIERMRCICGRDFKAGGAEYKRLLALMNSSLSGSLEDEVLNAAAALKSFAERGERLRGDLNNAMRRRVELVDIINRLDEEITDVGNKLKGSPQEEISRLEKQREDFRADIESNKSGQGSLDAQLESLSGQLDELKKQIQAAKKVKSAERVLTRKAELAQSAADAIGEVYETFAGDMRRRIEAKTKEIFKLLVWKDSHFCDVRLGEDYNLEVIDRYGLPARPDLSAGERQVLSLSFITAMSRVSEEEAPLVMDTPFGRLSSHHRNSITKHLPELADQLVLFVTDEELRDQARKNLEARIGAEYRLVFDRKTSCTTIEEE; this is encoded by the coding sequence ATGAAGCTCGAACGCATCACGCTGGAAAACTTTCGCCAGTACCATATCCGCCAGCGGCTTGCGTTTGCCAAAGACCGCAAGCGCAATGTGACGATCATTCACGGCATCAACGGCGCGGGCAAGTCTTCGCTATTTTTAGCCATCAACTGGTGCCTTTATGGCGAAGGTATATCCAACGTCGCCGAGTTGATGAGTAAAGAAGCCATCAGCCACGCACAAGTGGGAGAAATTGTGCGACTAATCGTCGAAGTGGCTTTCCAGCACGATGGCGAACGCTACGTCGTCACTCGCCGGTTAGCGGGCGAGAAGCGGGCGGATGGCTCGGTCTCCATCGTCGGCGAAGATGATTTCACGATGATGCAAACGCGTAGAGACGGACAGGCCCGGCGTGCAGGCAATCCCATCAGCCGAATGAATTCTATCCTGCCGAGCAATGTGCGAACTTATTTTCTGTTCGACAGCGAGAAGATAGACAATTTCGCCAAGTCGGAGGCAAGTAACGAAGTGCGTTATGCCATCTACAATGTACTCAAGCTCGAAGTGCTGACGCGAGGCCGCCGCCACCTCGAAGAAGCCGCCGCTGAATATCGTCGCGAGTTGAAACGCATCTCGACCGGCGAACTCAAAGAGTTAGTCGAGCAGGAGGAGAAGGCGCTCGCAGCAAGAGACAAGGCCGTCGCGCGCAAAGAAGAACTGGAACGCGAAATCGAATCGGCCCGCCGCAAAATCAGCGACATAGATCAGCGACTCAGCGAGATGCAGAGCGCGCAAGGGTTGCAGCAACAGCGAGCGACGCTTGAGCGCGAATTGAAAGAACGCGAAGACGAGTTAGACCAATTGGTCGGACAAATCAGGAATCTTGCGGCAAGCGGATTCATTATCATCGCGCAACCGGCCATCGACCAAGCGCTTGCGATATTGGACGAGAAACGCGAGCGCGGCGAGATTCCAAGCAATATCCGCCGGCAATTCGTGCAGGATTTGATTGAGCGGATGCGCTGCATCTGCGGGCGCGATTTCAAAGCGGGCGGCGCAGAATACAAGCGGTTGCTCGCACTGATGAATTCAAGCCTGTCCGGCTCACTTGAAGACGAAGTGCTGAACGCCGCCGCCGCGCTCAAATCGTTTGCTGAGCGCGGCGAAAGGCTGCGGGGTGATTTGAACAATGCGATGCGTCGGCGTGTGGAACTGGTCGACATTATCAACCGTCTTGATGAAGAAATCACAGATGTAGGTAATAAGCTGAAAGGCTCGCCACAGGAAGAAATCAGCCGCCTGGAAAAACAGCGTGAGGACTTTCGCGCCGATATCGAAAGCAACAAGAGCGGACAGGGCAGCCTTGATGCGCAGCTTGAATCGTTAAGCGGACAACTGGACGAGTTAAAGAAACAGATACAGGCCGCGAAAAAAGTGAAGAGCGCCGAGCGGGTATTAACGCGCAAAGCCGAGCTTGCGCAGAGCGCAGCGGACGCCATTGGCGAAGTATACGAAACGTTTGCGGGCGATATGCGCCGGCGCATCGAAGCGAAGACGAAAGAGATATTCAAACTGCTGGTCTGGAAAGATAGCCACTTTTGTGACGTGCGGTTGGGCGAAGATTATAACCTCGAAGTTATCGACCGCTACGGCCTGCCCGCCCGCCCTGATTTATCAGCAGGCGAGCGCCAAGTGTTGAGCCTGTCATTCATCACGGCGATGTCGCGCGTATCGGAAGAAGAAGCACCGCTCGTAATGGACACGCCGTTCGGGCGCTTGTCGTCGCATCATCGAAATAGTATCACCAAGCACTTGCCGGAACTGGCAGACCAGTTGGTATTATTCGTGACTGACGAAGAGCTGCGCGACCAGGCCCGCAAGAATCTTGAAGCACGCATCGGTGCTGAGTACCGCTTGGTGTTTGATCGCAAGACGAGTTGTACAACCATCGAAGAGGAATGA
- a CDS encoding DEAD/DEAH box helicase family protein, whose translation MLLSDVSWPIVLDTSSADLIKDFFTPALARASRYDRGVAFFSSGWLRAAAEGMIPFAANKGRARWVTSPILDEADWKAMQTGDDACRNEALRRALSHNINDLAEAIERDTLSALAWMIADKVITFKLAVPYNKLEGGAFHDKFGIFTDVKGNQISFSGSYNDSIQGLRNYESIKVFCSWQAAFAPLVATDATRFERLWHNKDANVRVYDLPDAAHEQILTLRTGDRPYPEPTWLKPPSLTFTYRPPRPFLPERITLHNYQLEAIQEWFNHDCQGLLEMATGTGKTITALAASARLFEREKRLAVIIAAPYQHLVDQWSEEAERFGYRPLLAYQSKARWLNELNEQIAEYSAGHRQFISVITTHTTFISTEFQKSVARLMGPSLVIADEAHHLGAERSRDSYPKQIPFRLALSATPDRWFDDVGTAALRDYFGETVFSFPLERAIGVSLTPYYYHPHLVSLTDDELESYEDLSAKIARLMNREDDEGQRVFKLLLIRRAELLNKAANKLEALSQLVDAEDNITHTLFYCAPGQVDDVMSLLGWDKGLLVHRFTAEESSDERQELLADFASERLQALVAMKCLDEGVDVPSTRTAFILASSSNPREFIQRRGRILRKSPDKEFSVIHDLIAVPPTAWTASAGSPTCQAERSIIRRELGRFKEFAAPALNKHQALDVVWNIASRYGLMDF comes from the coding sequence ATGTTGCTTTCTGATGTTAGCTGGCCCATTGTACTGGATACTTCGTCAGCAGACTTGATCAAAGATTTTTTTACACCTGCATTAGCCAGGGCATCGCGCTACGACCGAGGTGTCGCCTTTTTCAGTTCTGGATGGTTGCGCGCGGCAGCCGAAGGGATGATTCCTTTTGCAGCCAACAAGGGGCGCGCACGTTGGGTGACGAGTCCCATTCTTGATGAAGCCGACTGGAAAGCGATGCAAACCGGCGATGATGCATGCCGTAACGAAGCATTACGCCGCGCCTTGAGTCACAACATCAATGATCTTGCCGAAGCGATTGAGCGAGACACGTTATCAGCGCTGGCATGGATGATTGCCGACAAAGTGATTACTTTCAAGCTAGCCGTGCCATACAACAAACTGGAGGGCGGTGCGTTTCACGACAAATTTGGTATCTTCACCGATGTGAAGGGCAATCAGATCAGCTTCAGTGGTTCGTACAACGATAGCATTCAAGGGCTGCGCAATTATGAATCCATCAAGGTATTTTGCTCGTGGCAGGCGGCCTTCGCGCCGCTCGTTGCCACTGATGCCACGCGGTTTGAACGGCTTTGGCATAATAAGGACGCTAACGTCCGCGTCTATGACCTGCCTGATGCAGCGCACGAACAAATACTTACACTGCGCACCGGCGACCGGCCTTATCCTGAACCTACCTGGCTGAAGCCACCTTCACTCACATTCACTTATCGCCCTCCACGACCATTCCTGCCTGAAAGGATCACATTACACAACTATCAACTAGAAGCGATTCAAGAATGGTTCAATCATGATTGCCAGGGCCTGCTTGAAATGGCGACCGGCACGGGCAAGACCATTACCGCGCTCGCGGCATCGGCGCGATTATTTGAACGCGAGAAGCGCCTCGCAGTCATCATCGCCGCGCCGTATCAGCATCTGGTCGATCAGTGGAGTGAAGAGGCCGAACGCTTCGGTTATCGCCCCTTGCTCGCTTATCAAAGCAAGGCGCGATGGCTTAATGAATTGAATGAGCAAATCGCAGAATATAGCGCTGGGCATCGACAGTTCATTTCCGTCATCACAACGCACACAACGTTTATCAGCACGGAATTTCAGAAGAGCGTTGCGCGGCTAATGGGTCCGTCGCTGGTGATTGCTGACGAAGCGCACCATCTCGGCGCGGAACGCAGCCGAGATAGTTATCCAAAACAAATTCCGTTCCGCCTGGCGCTATCAGCGACGCCTGACCGCTGGTTCGATGACGTGGGAACTGCTGCACTACGCGATTACTTCGGTGAAACGGTCTTTTCGTTTCCGCTCGAACGCGCCATCGGAGTCAGCTTAACGCCTTACTACTACCATCCGCATCTCGTCTCGCTCACTGATGACGAATTGGAGAGCTACGAAGATTTATCAGCAAAGATTGCTCGCTTGATGAACCGCGAGGACGATGAAGGCCAGCGAGTGTTCAAGTTACTGCTGATTCGCCGCGCCGAACTGCTGAACAAGGCAGCCAACAAACTCGAAGCGCTGTCGCAACTTGTAGATGCGGAGGATAACATCACGCATACGCTGTTTTATTGCGCGCCGGGACAGGTCGATGACGTGATGAGCTTGCTGGGATGGGATAAGGGATTGCTCGTGCATCGCTTCACCGCCGAAGAGAGCAGTGACGAGCGCCAGGAGTTGCTCGCAGATTTTGCGAGTGAGCGATTGCAGGCGCTGGTGGCGATGAAATGCCTCGACGAAGGCGTTGACGTGCCGAGCACGCGCACGGCATTCATTCTGGCAAGCAGTAGCAACCCTCGCGAATTCATTCAGCGTCGCGGGCGCATCCTGCGCAAATCGCCAGACAAAGAGTTTTCTGTTATTCATGATTTGATTGCTGTGCCGCCAACAGCTTGGACAGCATCAGCAGGCTCGCCGACCTGCCAGGCCGAACGTAGCATCATTCGCCGCGAACTAGGGCGGTTCAAGGAATTCGCCGCGCCCGCTCTCAACAAGCATCAGGCGCTCGATGTCGTCTGGAATATCGCCAGCCGTTACGGGCTGATGGACTTTTAG
- the dndD gene encoding DNA sulfur modification protein DndD, with protein sequence MIFDEIVLHNFGVYGERQSLCLSPPSPSTPIVLLGGLNGAGKTTFLDALQLALYGKLARCSNRGVLAYDEYLRRCIHRATDPSEGASLEVQFRHNSDGEEHVYRIHRSWSVNGNGVKERMEVLRDGTVDRVLAGSWNEQVEAFMPLRISHLFFFDGEKIESLADFENSAQLLSTAIRSLLGLDIVERLTTDLIVFERRKQISLKTDVDRRQIEDAQAAVNRLEKHLEELVRQQNELGVELEYREKRLHEIENEFRLQGGELFEQQTSLEAQRAEIESNLREVEEQLRETASGPAPLLMVVEYLERINQQCYKEHEIIQSEIFSQTLAERDAQLLENIKQHGADKGIINAAKRFLVKDRSRRVATKEGGCYLNLSVEDIESLRLLQTKVLPDIQIHVDELLQQAEGLQAALIDLDRKLASIPAEDTVAHLIESREKARAAIDESRRRLEIFGLEIERVKRERDQKNASLIAQIEKAVEQDFEQEDISQKLLHSRKARQTLAKFRDTVVKHHVTRIERLVMGSLRHLLHKESLVSDLRIDPEHFSIELRGADGRVLSPDRLSAGERQLLAISILWGLARAADRQLPAIIDTPLGRLDASHRERLVERYFPHASHQVLLLSTDKEINNQYYEKLKPWIGRSYSLEFDDSIGATRIQPGYFM encoded by the coding sequence ATGATCTTCGATGAGATCGTTCTTCATAACTTCGGAGTTTATGGTGAGCGCCAGTCCTTATGTTTATCTCCTCCGTCTCCTAGCACACCAATAGTGCTTCTAGGAGGACTTAATGGGGCTGGAAAAACAACTTTTCTAGATGCTTTACAACTTGCGCTCTATGGGAAACTCGCGCGCTGCTCAAACAGGGGAGTTCTCGCTTATGATGAATATCTGCGCCGTTGCATACATCGCGCAACAGACCCATCTGAAGGTGCATCGTTAGAAGTTCAGTTTCGTCATAATTCCGACGGTGAAGAACACGTATACCGCATCCATCGTTCCTGGTCGGTGAATGGAAATGGAGTCAAGGAACGCATGGAGGTTCTGCGCGATGGAACGGTGGACCGAGTTCTTGCAGGGTCATGGAATGAGCAGGTAGAAGCGTTTATGCCTCTGCGCATCTCTCATCTTTTCTTTTTTGACGGAGAGAAGATTGAAAGTTTAGCGGATTTTGAAAACTCTGCTCAGTTGTTATCAACGGCTATTCGCTCCCTACTTGGGCTGGATATTGTAGAACGCCTGACGACGGATCTGATTGTTTTTGAAAGACGGAAACAAATTTCCCTAAAAACAGATGTAGACCGTCGGCAGATTGAAGATGCACAAGCGGCAGTAAACAGATTGGAAAAGCATCTTGAAGAGCTTGTAAGACAACAAAACGAATTGGGTGTTGAACTTGAATATCGGGAAAAGCGATTGCATGAGATTGAGAATGAGTTTCGCCTTCAAGGAGGCGAACTATTCGAACAGCAGACCTCGTTAGAAGCCCAACGAGCGGAGATTGAAAGCAATTTACGAGAAGTTGAAGAGCAGTTGAGGGAAACCGCGTCTGGTCCTGCCCCCCTTTTAATGGTTGTAGAGTATCTCGAACGGATAAATCAGCAATGTTATAAGGAGCATGAGATCATCCAGTCAGAGATTTTCAGTCAGACTCTTGCTGAACGAGACGCCCAGCTTCTGGAAAACATTAAACAGCATGGCGCGGACAAAGGAATCATAAACGCCGCAAAGAGATTTTTAGTTAAGGATCGTAGTCGTCGCGTTGCGACCAAAGAAGGCGGATGCTACCTGAATTTGAGTGTTGAGGATATAGAAAGTTTGCGATTGCTTCAGACAAAGGTACTCCCTGATATTCAAATCCATGTGGATGAATTGCTTCAACAAGCAGAGGGGTTGCAAGCCGCTTTGATTGATCTGGATCGCAAGCTTGCTAGCATTCCCGCAGAAGATACTGTCGCCCACTTGATTGAGTCGCGTGAAAAAGCGCGAGCCGCAATTGATGAATCTCGCAGGCGGCTGGAGATTTTTGGGCTAGAAATTGAGCGTGTCAAAAGAGAACGGGATCAAAAGAACGCCAGCCTGATTGCTCAGATTGAAAAAGCCGTAGAACAAGATTTTGAGCAAGAAGACATTTCGCAAAAGCTCTTGCATTCGCGGAAGGCTCGGCAGACATTGGCGAAGTTTCGTGATACGGTAGTAAAACATCACGTGACCCGGATCGAACGCCTTGTGATGGGTAGCCTGCGGCATTTGCTTCATAAGGAGTCGCTGGTATCAGATTTGAGAATAGACCCAGAACATTTTTCCATCGAATTGCGAGGAGCAGATGGCCGTGTTTTGTCGCCGGATAGACTATCGGCTGGTGAGAGGCAACTATTAGCCATATCGATTTTATGGGGTCTTGCTCGCGCTGCTGATCGGCAGTTGCCCGCCATCATTGATACGCCGCTCGGACGCCTTGATGCTTCTCACCGCGAGCGCCTTGTTGAGCGATACTTCCCGCACGCAAGCCATCAAGTGCTGTTGTTGTCAACTGATAAAGAAATTAACAACCAGTACTATGAGAAGCTGAAGCCCTGGATAGGTCGCTCCTACAGTTTGGAGTTTGATGATTCTATCGGGGCAACACGCATTCAGCCTGGCTATTTTATGTAA
- a CDS encoding HNH endonuclease → MTTSFEEDVSPGQQLHVLLKRMFPMDDGNDSSFAARIDYALRADGELVEIMYNSTINYMTRRLITTARYLKRKSEKEGASDRDFIYTLRRFLENELHIPGDKIELILVLLRECVRMSEKELTRKTIRRIRAQRRNCYICGIVLNRDEDQPYDSATVEHLWPQSIGGADKDYNLKLACKNCNESKASYVDASDYHYEEMCLISDKEDESFSADMSRVYEVAIWAKNGYKCTVCAKDAVYMGKLNFGRRNPRDSWHFLNIDAYCSRHLPE, encoded by the coding sequence ATGACTACCAGCTTTGAAGAAGACGTTAGCCCAGGACAACAACTGCACGTTTTGCTTAAAAGAATGTTTCCAATGGATGACGGTAACGATTCTTCTTTCGCAGCAAGAATAGACTATGCCTTACGTGCTGATGGAGAGCTTGTTGAAATAATGTATAACAGCACTATCAACTATATGACGCGAAGGCTTATAACTACAGCCAGGTATTTGAAAAGAAAATCTGAAAAAGAAGGGGCTTCTGATAGGGATTTTATTTACACTCTAAGAAGGTTTCTTGAGAATGAGTTGCATATTCCAGGTGATAAGATAGAACTTATTCTCGTGCTATTACGAGAATGCGTCAGGATGAGCGAAAAAGAATTGACCAGAAAAACAATAAGACGCATCCGAGCACAAAGAAGGAATTGCTACATTTGCGGCATCGTACTTAATAGGGACGAAGATCAGCCATACGATTCTGCAACAGTAGAACATTTATGGCCTCAATCAATAGGTGGGGCAGATAAAGATTATAATCTCAAGCTGGCATGCAAGAATTGCAACGAAAGCAAAGCAAGCTATGTTGATGCGAGTGACTATCATTATGAGGAGATGTGCCTAATATCCGACAAGGAAGATGAAAGTTTTTCCGCTGATATGAGCAGAGTTTATGAAGTGGCTATATGGGCAAAGAATGGATATAAATGTACTGTTTGTGCTAAGGATGCTGTGTACATGGGCAAGCTAAACTTTGGTCGCCGCAATCCAAGAGACAGCTGGCATTTCCTGAACATCGATGCATATTGCAGCAGGCATCTGCCTGAATAG
- a CDS encoding DNA phosphorothioation-associated putative methyltransferase, whose translation MSSTPIARHRTALRRPELSRPLRLSIENGLINQDTNVFDYGCGQGDDLRHLRSQGIACAGWDPVYRPETQRDLADIVNLGYVINVIENPMERTSVLREAWSLTKKLLVISARLTVEAKETNQIRYEDGWLTRTGTFQRYYEQHELRDWIDSVLDVSSLPAAPGIFYVFRDDELRQSFVASRYRRRTAAPRQKRSDILFEQYKTLLEPLMEFVASRGRLPDDSELNVVPLIRNELRSLNRAFDVIRRVTGAEQWKRIREDRTQDLLIYLALARFGGRPRFSQLSCSLQLDVRAFFSTYNRACVKADELLFAAGNRELLDEAYRSGSVGKLTPSALYVHITALAHLPPVLRVYEGCARAYIGAVEGANIIKLHRNTPQVSYLSYPKFERDPHPALAASLVVHLQTFRVQYREYTHSKNPPILHRKEEFIPTDHSLREKFARLTLQEERWHLYDKPELIGTREGWQGVLDEHGVRLSGYRLKRKFPQETS comes from the coding sequence ATGTCCTCAACGCCGATAGCAAGACACCGCACAGCTCTCCGTCGTCCTGAGCTATCTCGTCCCCTTCGGCTGTCCATTGAAAACGGATTGATCAATCAGGACACCAACGTTTTTGACTATGGCTGCGGACAAGGTGACGATCTTCGGCACCTCCGTAGCCAGGGAATCGCTTGCGCAGGATGGGATCCGGTTTACCGCCCAGAAACTCAGCGTGATTTAGCTGACATTGTCAATCTCGGCTACGTGATCAATGTTATTGAAAATCCCATGGAGAGGACTTCTGTCCTTCGGGAAGCCTGGAGCTTGACTAAAAAACTGCTAGTAATATCTGCACGGCTTACTGTAGAGGCGAAAGAAACGAACCAGATTCGTTATGAAGATGGCTGGTTAACGCGAACTGGAACTTTTCAGAGATACTACGAACAACACGAACTCCGAGATTGGATTGATAGTGTGCTTGACGTATCGAGCCTGCCTGCCGCGCCGGGGATATTTTATGTCTTCCGCGATGACGAATTGCGACAGTCTTTCGTCGCTTCGCGCTACAGGCGACGCACCGCCGCGCCGCGCCAGAAACGTAGCGATATTCTCTTTGAGCAATACAAGACATTGCTTGAACCGCTAATGGAGTTCGTAGCTTCACGCGGTCGTCTACCGGATGATTCGGAGTTAAATGTGGTCCCACTCATTCGCAACGAATTGCGAAGCTTGAACCGTGCCTTTGACGTTATTCGTCGGGTAACTGGGGCTGAACAGTGGAAGCGAATTCGCGAAGATCGGACTCAGGATTTGCTCATTTATCTGGCGCTGGCTCGGTTCGGCGGGCGTCCTCGATTCTCGCAACTTTCGTGTAGCCTTCAACTCGATGTTCGCGCGTTTTTTTCGACATATAATCGCGCTTGTGTTAAGGCTGACGAATTACTTTTTGCTGCTGGCAACAGAGAACTTCTTGACGAAGCCTACAGAAGCGGGAGCGTTGGAAAGCTGACCCCTAGCGCGCTTTACGTTCACATCACTGCACTTGCTCATCTGCCGCCGGTACTGCGTGTCTATGAGGGCTGTGCTCGCGCTTACATCGGCGCTGTTGAAGGTGCGAACATAATCAAGCTCCACCGCAACACGCCACAGGTTTCTTATTTGTCTTACCCCAAATTTGAACGAGACCCACATCCAGCATTGGCGGCCTCGCTCGTCGTTCACCTGCAAACTTTTCGTGTACAGTACCGAGAGTACACGCATTCAAAGAACCCGCCAATTCTACACCGCAAAGAAGAATTCATCCCAACCGATCACTCGCTGCGTGAAAAATTCGCACGGCTAACGCTGCAAGAAGAGCGATGGCATCTATACGACAAACCCGAATTGATAGGTACAAGGGAAGGCTGGCAAGGAGTACTAGATGAACATGGCGTGCGTCTCTCTGGCTACAGGCTAAAACGCAAGTTTCCTCAAGAAACCTCTTGA
- a CDS encoding DGQHR domain-containing protein, which yields MKKSASEKRCFFGFRVKQRVDTDTVSFFVFFARAKDIKQWTGIKRSAEFPEGIQRILRPSRKKAITRFLASNPMNTIPNNILLAFEPTKTRFGSLTNKMHKCIPKKDILNKCKGQLDWGFLEFSFNPDEEEHLRPALIVDGQHRLYGISAYNEEDLPLLVVSLIDAPLQEQAFQFIVINSKAVRVQADNAKAIIADLSQDVEDELRKRLLNSGVKYGDQTPLLITINDLPTSPFQKLLKWSYNREGIHLVELTTIEQATSHIRALFARYLEDDEDSLIEIFCAIWRAVKASYPELWGKEKLEGETNKFMTKVNINALNEFIADRLKIAHEMGFLKNIFESKEVENIVSNVFSSIPKEFWEAKWKKEIKIQDNANVRRMIKEDLETLMENTKLKRQWNEDLKLTEDATEDASQEVS from the coding sequence ATGAAAAAGAGTGCCTCAGAGAAGAGATGTTTCTTTGGCTTTCGAGTCAAGCAACGAGTGGATACTGATACTGTGTCTTTCTTCGTTTTCTTTGCTCGAGCAAAAGATATTAAGCAATGGACTGGCATTAAGCGTTCAGCCGAATTCCCGGAAGGAATTCAACGAATACTAAGACCGTCCAGAAAAAAGGCGATTACACGGTTCCTGGCGTCAAATCCAATGAATACCATTCCCAATAATATCCTTCTAGCGTTTGAGCCAACCAAAACACGATTTGGTTCTTTGACAAACAAAATGCACAAATGCATTCCTAAGAAAGATATTCTGAATAAATGCAAAGGCCAACTTGACTGGGGATTCCTTGAGTTTTCATTCAATCCTGACGAAGAGGAGCATTTAAGACCTGCGCTTATAGTGGATGGACAACACCGACTTTATGGAATATCGGCTTATAATGAAGAGGATTTGCCCTTGCTTGTTGTCAGTTTGATTGATGCTCCGCTTCAAGAGCAGGCGTTCCAGTTCATCGTAATTAATAGCAAAGCCGTAAGAGTCCAGGCAGATAATGCGAAAGCTATAATCGCTGATTTAAGCCAAGATGTTGAAGATGAGCTTCGGAAACGTCTGCTGAATTCAGGAGTAAAATATGGAGATCAGACTCCGTTACTCATAACAATTAATGACTTACCTACAAGTCCTTTTCAGAAGTTACTGAAATGGAGCTATAACAGAGAAGGAATACACCTAGTTGAACTCACTACTATTGAACAGGCTACAAGCCATATAAGAGCACTTTTTGCCAGATACTTGGAAGATGATGAGGATTCGTTAATTGAAATCTTCTGTGCTATTTGGAGGGCTGTGAAAGCAAGCTACCCAGAACTTTGGGGCAAAGAGAAACTTGAGGGCGAAACGAACAAGTTTATGACCAAAGTAAACATCAATGCCTTAAATGAATTCATTGCTGATCGATTGAAAATCGCACATGAGATGGGATTCTTGAAGAATATATTTGAGTCTAAGGAAGTCGAAAATATTGTTTCAAATGTTTTCAGTTCAATCCCTAAAGAGTTCTGGGAAGCGAAATGGAAGAAAGAGATAAAAATTCAAGACAATGCCAATGTTAGAAGAATGATTAAAGAAGACCTGGAAACCCTTATGGAGAATACCAAATTGAAGAGACAGTGGAATGAAGATTTGAAACTTACGGAAGATGCTACAGAAGATGCTTCTCAAGAGGTTTCTTGA
- the dndE gene encoding DNA sulfur modification protein DndE: MPIDNIYLSQQAKDQLIKLKRSTKIQHWNVLCRWAFCLSLAEPGIPPSARIPSDSSVEMSWKVFGGQYSEIYLALLKERCRLDGLGTADEVLTAQFRLHLHRGIGYLAADRRIKSISDFSRRVSINAASK, translated from the coding sequence ATGCCAATTGATAATATATACCTTTCGCAGCAGGCCAAAGATCAACTCATCAAATTGAAGCGCTCGACTAAGATTCAGCATTGGAATGTGCTGTGCCGCTGGGCGTTTTGTCTGTCGCTAGCGGAACCAGGCATCCCCCCATCAGCAAGGATTCCTTCAGATAGCTCGGTAGAGATGTCTTGGAAGGTCTTTGGTGGCCAGTACTCTGAAATCTATTTGGCTCTTCTTAAGGAGAGGTGTCGACTTGATGGGCTAGGCACTGCGGATGAAGTATTGACCGCGCAGTTTCGGCTCCACCTGCACCGTGGAATTGGGTATCTGGCTGCGGATCGACGCATAAAAAGTATTTCGGATTTCTCAAGACGAGTCTCCATCAATGCTGCTTCAAAGTAA